atataCCAAAAACCCTCACAATGGCTAAAATACTTAACttacaaaatgacaaaaataaccttaaaatGATCAAAACACCTTTAATGTTTTCAATATGAGTAAAATACCACTTAGAAGCCGAGTCCAAATCTTTTGTACCACTTTTCCTGCTTcactctatactccaccaataaaaacttgccacatgttcacctaattaattaaatactatcattattgatttattaatactactgttattaattaatgataatatttaattaattagatgaacacataacaagtttttattggttataatatttaattaattagatgaacacatgacaagtttttattggtagaATATAGAGTAGAGTAAGAAAaatgagacagaagatttgaaCTCCTTAGAAGTCACCAGACTAATAAAAATAACTTCCAAAACCAATGAAGATCATGTAACATACTTAAAGCCTCTAAAATGACGACAAAATTCCTCGGCTTTAAGAATCACCCCCAAACCTTTTTCAAGTCACACAAAAACATCTTTCAATTGCCCTTTCAGAGGTTTGAATGATTTATAATTATACATGTGAATATTTAGGTAAATAGGTGAGTTGAATCTCATTCAGATTGAATGGGTTGGTTGGCTATtgggtttatttttattgttttgtttaatattgTAAAGTGGTGAATTAAAGTATGtatttataatctatatatagtGGCAAAGCTATGAAATTGTCCATGAAGAggccataaaaaaatttgaggattTGCGTATATAAAACAATACtataaaacaattttcaatgaaTATTAATTACTTCTAACCTAGCATATGTACTACAACAGTATATATATTAAGCTTGACAAATTGTAccaatatttacaaaaagatTTGATATTTTAACATATCTTTAATCATCAATCATTTATGCACTAAACAAGTAAAAACATAAGCAAtaacataaaatctaaacaaattttttcccaatttatccaaaaattaaaaatgtttatTCGAATAACTTACTGGGGTCCAAGACAAACACCAGTTAGCAACTacaaaaaatatcaacaaaaaaaaaaaaaaaaaaaaaaaaaaaagtacaagatTGTTTAAAAGGTGTGAAACACCAAAGCACACTTCCAATAACACATTCGCatccaacagaaaaggaaatGGTAGGAATCTAGAAAACCATCAATCAATAATCAGTGAATGTTCACTGATGGCATGATATTGGTGGATGAAGGTTCACCATACAGACAATTGCTGATAGTTGCCAATTATTACGCATTTAGCCAAGGAAACACATTTGGGGAGGAAGGCAGCCGCCCTGTAAGAACCTCAACTCCAGTCTGTGTCACCTAAATGTTCATatgggaagaaaataaaaaggtgtcAAGAGTCCGTTAGGCAGTCTGGGAACTCCGTTGGAACTAACATCAAATAATCAgtcaaaacaccaaaacattgCAAGCTAGTTTTCCCAGTATTTGCATCAGTCATGGACATACTTATCCCATCAACTGgacaaaaatcacataaacctTAAAGCAGCAATACATATTTTCTTCCAACGGTGACGAAATGATTGCACTAAGGGGATATATAAGTGTCGGTCCTTAAGAACACAAGCTTGAAATTCCACAGATGCTGgcaatagttttattttattttaatttttttgaattatattcTTATGCAAAAATCAGAAAAGAATCACAATTACCACCgccaaataaagtaaaaaacaatGATGAAAGAAGTAAAAGATGCATATGTACCAGAAGAGTGTGCTCAAACTGAGCACTGCGTTTGCCATCAGCAGTGACAGCAGTCCATCCATCAGGCCACATCCGATCACGCCAAACCCCTATTCAAAACATTTCTTTAAATGTAGCTAGCAAATAAAGCATCAATTTTCAACTATTATACCcacaaatttaacaaattttcaaaataccagCATTGATCATTGGTTCAATTGTAAAGGTCTGCCCAGCCTTCATTACACCAACTGCTTTATTTCCTGCTTGGGTTAAGGTCACCAATGCATAAATGACGCAAGAAAGAAGCAGTAGAATTCTTTGTTGTCACAGTATTATAAAGAGAGTTCATGACACTTTATTGTTTAATTTCCCATGAAATTGAAAGTATCTAACTGATATAGAAAATAGTGAGCTTAAAAGCCTGCCTAATTTAGGATACTTCCTtcagcaaaaaataatttaggatACTTCCATAATGGGGAATATTTGGCGCACAATGAAAAAGCTCTCCAATACCATGACCGCAATATGATTTTACCTAGTCATAGAGCAGAAAGAGtaagaaattattaaataccGTAAGTCATTTTAATAGAAAGGAAAATCTTAAAATTGCAGACCAGACATTACCACTGAGAACCCCGACATTGTAGTATGACGATTAATAACTTCCCCAATTTCACGGAATCGCACCCCAGGTTTCActgaatttaaccaaaaaaaaaaaaccataaatcaGATTTTAAGTTCTAATACAACGAAAAAGACTGAAAGTCTTTGCCAAATTggtataaaacaataaatttggcAAATCCAGATCAAACAGGTAGATCTCTACAAACATCTTGGTATTCCCTATAAGCTTTTGCATACTAGACATATCCAGAACAAGGTCAATTTCCATTATCCCCTCCATAAAAGAATTATCCCATGCACTTTCTTCCCAGCTGACATCACTCGGCCAAATTTTACAGTGATCAagtctttcatttttttttttttaaagccagGTCCATAAgtatataatttgaatattaCATACACAACAAAAAAGCAGTataattttaaaaggaaaacatTGATATGTAACAATATcaccaaaaaccacaaaaaagtGAATTCAGCCCTAGTACAGAAGTAATATACAAAGGAAGAGccagatataaaaataaatagaaaaagggAGTGTGCATCCATTACCAAGATTGCTCATTGATACCCAAAATATGGCTAGCAAGATATCAAATTCCActaaaaaagaatttgattaATCAAATTTAATGAGCAACCAAGTGATCTTCCAGTCCAAGGCATTAGCAGGTCAATTATGCCATGCTAGTGGCAAGTCACAGGCTTAACTTGCCACCAAAGGATAAATATAATTGTCAACTAGAACAATGATCAATACACTTTTCACACCATCTTTATGAATTTTCATAGATGTACCAAATTAACAATTCATTCAGGGATTCCTCAATTCTCAAAACTTTAGAATGTAATTGTTAAGAGGTCCTTCGTACACATCCTATATAGTTTAAGGccatttcttgttttcttaaataaaattttctttttatgtaaaaaaaaaaattgaaaaaagtgCAAAAGGGACGAACCCTAGCGCACAAGGAGTATACAAAGGACAGCccaataaaaatgtaaaagaaaattcaaaaaaaaaaaaaaatacaataacaatTAACAGAAGCTCAAGTATCTAGGAAGTCTAGAAGAGTGTTCTAAAAAAGGTATAAGTCGAAGTCCGATCATAAAAAGGTCTTCAAAAATCATTACTTCAACTTCTCCTGGatcatttctttctcttcaaaGGCACAGACATTTCTTTCTCCCCAAAAACACCACATTAAACACAAAGGAATGGCTTTCTAGATCTCCCCATTTCTTCTCCTTCCATAATGTCCCTTCCAAATTCCAATACAATAACAATTCCAAAACGGAACAGAATAGACATCACTCAAGattgctttttggaaggttaaggTTCCAACCAAGATTGCTTTTTTCACTTGGACTGCTGCATTGGGTAAGGTCCTAATGATTGATAATCTCCACCTATGAAGCGCGGGTGTgtgtgcgggactcggcaatttttgaaaaagtagggtgcaaGTGCGACGGGgtgcggcgattaaaaaattattaaaaatatttttatttatattttctataaatttttactattaaaatattcttaaaaaacacattatatGTCCTTggttcacaaaacaaagaaagaagaaggcaagaaacacaaaacaaaacacaaaagaagcaacaaatattcaaaataaaattgaatgacagatttaggatgtttgggCCTCATTCAAAGCCGATTTTTGGCTGTTCCAGCATGATTCAAGGCTGATTTCAGCCTGTTTCGGTCAATTTTGGCTGCTGGTCGATACGATCCGATTTGGCCAATATGAGGCGGGAATccgtgtaaaaaaaaaaataataaataaataactcagACACGGCACCAACGCGTGGGCAGCGGCATCGCTTGGGCGTCGCTGCGTCGGATGCGGGTGCGGCGCCCATTTTGCCGCGTCCATGCATCATAGATCTCCACTCCATAAGGTTTGTGTTAATGattggtgctatatgtgtaagAAAGTTGGGGAGAGTGGATCATTAGATCCTTCACTGTGCTTGTGCTAGTGAGCTATGGTCTTTGATTATTCTATCTTTTTGGAGTCCAATAGGTTATGCCATCTAATCTCACTGCAGTCCTAGCCAGCTAAAAAGGAAGTTATGTTGGGACAGGATATGACACGATTTGGAGTGCAGTGCCATTGTGTTTATTTTGGTTGGTGAGGAGGGAGTGCAATCGAAGAGCACTTGAGGAGGTTGAACATTCTCCAACGGATCTGAAGCTGCTCTTGCTGCATACTTTGTATGTGGCGGCCTGCTTCATCAGCTCAGTCCTCTCTATCTTTACTTACATTAATGATAGTTCTActttttcatgatttttcttCAATTAGTATATCACTTTTACACTAagttccttttatatatatatataggtaattAGTGcagttttattaataaaaaataataaaaccttTAAGTTCACAATGATGAACAAAAAGGAACAATGAAAACagaagtacaaaaatcaaatggCTAGTCTAATAGAAACTAGGAACTCTATAATGGATGAACAATCCAAGGAACCCCActaatcatcaaaaaaaaaaaaaaatctggagaCTTGGTCAGATAAATGACCCTTGTAATTCATGTACAAGACTTAATCAGTCCCTAAAAACTGTAGCATAATGCAGTTTTAATTCCAAGATTTGCTAAATTTATCAAGGTTGACAAGCACACAAAACAGGCCATCAGCATAATCCTATCAGACATCAATCTTTAATCTTTACTGAAGTTGGCTTCAAGTTTACACTTGAATAATAGAAACACTGACACCTCTTCTAAGTACCAGTGTTTCAACTAGGTCCCAGCCAAAACACTtaaccagagagagagagagagagagagagagttcatgTATTACTTAATTAAAATATCCAACACATACCAATAGCTATTGCTTTCTCCAAGCTTTCATAAGTACATTGAACCAGCCGTCGAGACTCTTCATcaacattacccacaaaatacGTTTCATTGAGATCACCTGCATAATGAGTCACCAATTGGTCAAATACAGAGCTGCTTTGGCAATATTTGAATTAATTTCAAAGGGGTATAATGTTTCGTACCATGGACACCTTTATAGTACACAGTTACATCAACATTTACAATATCACCATCCTCTAATTTCCTGTAGGAAATAAAACAGAATCTGCTTAGGAAAGTTTTCTTTAGAATACACTTAGACAATGAGAAATACAAAGCCGACTACAAAAGCTCACAAAAGGAAAGTATACACAAAAGCACAGTTCTGCTACCCACTTAGAATCACtctatatataacaaaaatatggCATGACTTATGCCACAAATGTCCAGACATGAAAGGGAAAAATGCCAAGAGACCCCCTAAACTTTGAGGCAGTGGCCAGAACACCCCCTAAACTTTTAGTTTGGCCAATTTGCTCCTTGAACTATACAAACCTGCCAAATAAAGCCATCCGTTAGTCTTTCTGTTAAGTGACTAACGGAACACAACACACACGTGCATTTCATttacatcaaagaaaaaaaaatccatggaTTAATtttaagagagggagagagagtttgagatgTGGAGATTAGATTTGGGATTAGTTTTAACTTCTGAGAGGCTAGAGCTTGAGAGTTTTTAGCTATGGAGGCTACAGATTGGCTAGAGAGggaaaattgaaagagaaagaaattgcTGGAGAGAAGCTAGAGAAGAGAGATGGCTTGGTCTTAGGAGCCACAGCCGGCAGTGGTGGTAGCGGTCTTGAGTCAGCCATGGTGGCTGATCTTTGAGTTCAAGAGAGAGGCTGATCTgtgggtttagagagagaagttGCATAAAGAAGCTTTGGTTTGGGCTTTGAGACTTTGCCAAAACCCAGGATGGTACTTGTCGAACATGATCCGATGGTGGTGCATACCTCTGGCAATTCCGCAACCTCCTCGATGCTTCCTGTGCTTGCCAATACAGCCATGTCTGGCGCTCACTATTTATGGCATCAAACAAGTTTACATCATTTgaaactctcttttctttcagCAATAgaacaattgaaaaagaaactcAATTCTGGGAAGtgatataaataattttgaagtAGCCATGACAGaaggattagaagcttatgAATTATGATGAAGAAAAGAGTGACAGAAGTGATGAACATGTTGAAAACACATCTATATAGTGTCTTCACAAATGTGCTTATCTTTCGATTTAAATGAAGAAGCCAGTAGTTACGAAGATGGTTATATTGCCAAGGTAGGTGGACTCAGCATTGAAGATGATGCGACAAGTCCGTGCTTCTTCCTATTCCTCTTCAAACGAGTCGCCATTGTTGGGATCTCTCAATcggtttggaatttttttttttttttaataaatgatatGCACGTGAGCTCCGTTAGTCACTTAACAGATAGACTAACGGATGCCTTTATTTGGCAGGCTTGTATAGTTCAAGGAGAaaattggccaaaataaaagtttaggggGTGTTCTATCCActattttaaagtttaggagGTCTCTTGGCATTTTTCCCGACATGAAATCCTAAGTACTCACTTGTAACTAAAAGCAATACATGTCAGTCTGCTAAGAAATTAACCAATGAgccataaaaaaagaataattacaACATAACCCAAAACTTTAACATACTTTGGTAAAATTACAAGATCATTAGATGtttattgtttcaaaaaaattgattgcaGAGAGAGTCAAAGAAGTGAGACACGAAAAAGCATAGGAATTCACTCAGgactaaaaaatactaatttgacCTGATTGATACACACATACCTTGCATCTGGAATTCCATGGCAAATTACTTCATTAACTGACCTGCAACAAATAGACAAATTGAAGTAGATTTCCTCAATCAATACCATAGAATCCCAAGAATCTTCATAAGAGAGTACACAAAGAAATACCTACGTGCAGCAAGACTTTGGGAAGAAATGATAATTGAGAGGAGAAGGATATCCTCCTGCAGTAaagtaaaatttcaagaataattTAGCAGACCATTTACtaattatatgtaaaaaaaattcacattgCCATATCTAGAACTTCAAAAAACTACAGAAAGACAATTACCCTCAAAGGCACGTAAAAAAGTTGCCAGATCACCATGAGTCCAATTACATGTGTCTCACTAGATTACCACACACATAGCCCAACAGTTACAAACAAGAAACAACATGCCACTGTGCATGACAGTCTTAATTATAACCCTAGTAATCAAAGCATTCGGACAAACTATCACCCAAAAAATTTTGGTAGTCTACATGAGTGGTTCTAATGACGCAATTGAAGAATGAACTCACAAAACCAATTTGGACTCCAGCATTTAATACAGTGATGAAACTCACAAGATTAGTAGAAGCATTAGCCATCTTACAAGAGGGCAAAAAGCAGgcagcagtttttttttttttggataaataacgtaagaatattattaataataaaaagattgcCAAACCGAGTACACTGGGGATGTGCTATGGGGGCACAAATCAGGAAACAAAAGAACAACGGTcaagaaacaaagaattgacatATCAAAGGTATTGACATATCATCCAATTCAATCTGATGATGGATACAAGCATGTGCCATTGCCCCCATAAAAATCACAGTAACCAGAAATGGACATTGGACCAACATGCTGGTCAGACCAGGAAACGGTGAATGAACACTTTTCTGATTTACTACAATTAAAAGATCAAATAAGAAAGTAAAACCAATCAAAAGCTGATCAAATCCAGGTTAGCATAATGCCAATATAAGCCCTGCAGCTGAAT
This genomic stretch from Quercus robur chromosome 4, dhQueRobu3.1, whole genome shotgun sequence harbors:
- the LOC126722965 gene encoding methionine aminopeptidase 1A-like isoform X1, translating into MSGGSDVADTTSLSCARCGKPARLQCPKCVELKLPREGAAFCTQDCFKASWSSHKAVHLKAKLSSLGTGTPHEQNSDLLNEDWLYCLKKGQARTPKLPHFDWTGELRPYAISRRRAVPAHIELPDWAADGIPKTEPNSDLQHVVEIKTPDQIERMRETCRIGREVLDAAARVIQPGVTTDEIDRVVHDATIAAGACLHFALRLQEAFVLKCGGYPSPLNYHFFPKSCCTSVNEVICHGIPDARKLEDGDIVNVDVTVYYKGVHGDLNETYFVGNVDEESRRLVQCTYESLEKAIAIVKPGVRFREIGEVINRHTTMSGFSVVKSYCGHGIGELFHCAPNIPHYGRNKAVGVMKAGQTFTIEPMINAGVWRDRMWPDGWTAVTADGKRSAQFEHTLLVTQTGVEVLTGRLPSSPNVFPWLNA
- the LOC126722965 gene encoding methionine aminopeptidase 1A-like isoform X2, which produces MSGGSDVADTTSLSCARCGKPARLQCPKCVELKLPREGAAFCTQDCFKASWSSHKAVHLKAKLSSLGTGTPHEQNSDLLNEDWLYCLKKGQARTPKLPHFDWTGELRPYAISRRRAVPAHIELPDWAADGIPKTEPNSDLQHVVEIKTPDQIERMRETCRIGREVLDAAARVIQPGVTTDEIDRVVHDATIAAGGYPSPLNYHFFPKSCCTSVNEVICHGIPDARKLEDGDIVNVDVTVYYKGVHGDLNETYFVGNVDEESRRLVQCTYESLEKAIAIVKPGVRFREIGEVINRHTTMSGFSVVKSYCGHGIGELFHCAPNIPHYGRNKAVGVMKAGQTFTIEPMINAGVWRDRMWPDGWTAVTADGKRSAQFEHTLLVTQTGVEVLTGRLPSSPNVFPWLNA